The proteins below are encoded in one region of Toxoplasma gondii ME49 chromosome IV, whole genome shotgun sequence:
- a CDS encoding hypothetical protein (encoded by transcript TGME49_320030) → MKHESSGFCHRTPRRAHKGRLWRSRDSSTDTTDSGSSGETVICTRKCHQHRAFSRFEKEKALEKLAIEQTCRPPLDRIPIVRQPLAVTPADFNPVPREDGRLVRRLWHHARDAVERPKVTRPFEWTPPTPQTPRGHAHWRSTSCPPVRRSAGREGQMSWSKSRGERRISGSVSDRGRSGYQTVSIGRSRTPEYVRHYLTYGVDGPGYETMHKGMLQDTGMTYTRQYELPTISRFLSAKHPIFLRARSGSLVIKKKTRRRPAPPPSESSSSESEESVFKDGDREEVTKAPPVSQAPNTPAKAVSPPPASTGVPLVPVQGQWRSQTAGPAVVVTPSVGSPVLLMPSQAQAVPATTQQKPHLQTNTTPTPSQVTQTRNPCKEGLVDRQERIGSQLPLTPSGYDSSQEMCWDSGRFTQHLNGAQRHPSFAAPGVPFVLPMPTHLPAQSTPRPTQNNYCGYLSMCCTPTNSARSLARPAAVHSQRREASQPVLVPAAPSAFYTSGNTGGNRLPGLSARPPAGQQWRKAGTTLETGSPMTPAMKRSELFRAPFQSGLPVYQTRASVAPGPPHMQRLPVSGHPKPGAVSACLSSHQKTPIEAEIIITPPRKGAESTQYRSRSVSPVGDRGERRSILKNTGGPTRASLQRRSQSQVTFCDSTGDVGLEEELARNADAGGSGPPSAFPTRATDQRVMGGAPPVYQIANPLIGHPQLIQGILTPGQLVCIGPAPSFPPPAVVSPVYPIGPFPAVPIRSEKAK, encoded by the coding sequence ATGAAGCACGAATCTAGTGGCTTCTGCCACCGTACGCCGCGCCGCGCCCACAAGGGCAGGTTGTGGAGAAGTCGTGACAGCAGCACCGACACGACCGACTCGGGCTCGTCGGGTGAGACCGTTATTTGCACTCGAAAGTGTCACCAGCACcgcgccttctcccgcttcgagaaagagaaggcgctgGAGAAACTCGCGATTGAGCAGACATGCCGGCCACCACTCGACCGGATTCCCATTGTTCGGCAACCTCTCGCTGTCACCCCCGCGGATTTCAACCCCGTTCCTCGCGAAGATGGTCGACTCGTGCGCAGACTTTGGCACCATGCTCGCGATGCAGTGGAACGTCCGAAAGTGACCCGTCCTTTCGAATGGACACCGCCTACGCCACAGACACCTCGTGGTCACGCACACTGGCGGAGCACGAGTTGCCCGCCTGTCCGACGATCTGCAGGTCGTGAAGGGCAGATGTCGTGGAGCAAGAGCCGTGGTGAGAGACGGATCTCCGGGAGCGTCAGCGATCGAGGGAGGAGCGGCTACCAGACAGTGAGCATCGGCCGCTCTCGGACTCCAGAGTACGTGCGGCACTACTTGACCTACGGGGTTGACGGTCCAGGCTACGAAACCATGCACAAGGGAATGTTGCAGGACACAGGCATGACTTACACGAGGCAGTACGAGCTACCAACAATATCCCGGTTTCTCAGCGCGAAACATCCGAtttttcttcgcgcgcgTAGTGGCTCTCTTGTTatcaagaagaaaacgcggcgCCGTCCCGCGCCGCCCCCGTCCGAAAGCTCCTCCAGTGAGTCGGAGGAGTCTGTCTTCAAGGACGGAGATCGTGAAGAGGTCACAAAAGCCCCGCCGGTCTCCCAAGCCCCGAACACGCCGGCGAAAGCCGTCTCGCCGCCCCCTGCTTCCACAGGTGTCCCGTTGGTCCCTGTTCAAGGACAATGGCGTTCACAGACAGCTGGCCCGGCAGTCGTTGTCACGCCTTCGGTGGGGTCGCCAGTCCTGTTGATGCCGTCTCAGGCACAAGCCGTTCCGGCGACGACCCAGCAGAAGCCTCACCTGCAGACGAACACGACACCAACTCCTAGCCAGGTGACACAGACAAGAAATCCCTGCAAAGAAGGCTTGGTGGACCGTCAAGAAAGGATTGGCAGTCAGTTGCCTCTTACTCCTAGTGGCTATGACAGTTCCCAGGAAATGTGCTGGGATTCCGGCCGGTTCACACAGCATCTCAATGGAGCGCAACGTCATCCTTCTTTCGCGGCTCCTGGCGTACCTTTTGTCCTCCCAATGCCTACCCACTTGCCTGCTCAAAGTACACCCCGCCCTACACAGAACAATTACTGTGGCTACTTGTCGATGTGCTGCACGCCGACCAACTCCGCTCGTAGTCTAGCACGGCCTGCAGCCGTCCACAGCCAGAGACGGGAAGCTTCTCAGCCAGTACTCGTCCCAGCTGCGCCTTCTGCCTTTTATACTTCGGGCAACACGGGAGGAAACCGCTTGCCAGGTCTTAGCGCGCGACCTCCGGCAGGGCAGCAATGGCGGAAGGCGGGAACTACATTGGAAACGGGATCCCCCATGACTCCGGCCATGAAGCGATCCGAGTTATTTCGCGCACCGTTCCAGTCCGGGCTGCCAGTATACCAAACTCGAGCGTCCGTAGCTCCTGGACCCCCTCACATGCAGCGGCTACCTGTGTCTGGACATCCGAAACCAGGTGCAGTATCTGCGTGTTTGAGCTCCCATCAAAAGACACCAATCGAAGCGGAGATCATCATCACACCACCACGTAAAGGAGCAGAGAGCACACAATACCGTAGTCGCAGCGTATCGCCCGTCGGCGATAGAGGTGAAAGGCGCTCCATTCTCAAGAACACGGGAGGGCCAACCCGCGCGTCGCTGCAGCGCCGCAGCCAATCCCAAGTGACCTTTTGCGATTCTACAGGAGATGTAGGACTCGAAGAGGAACTAGCTAGAAATGCGGATGCAGGTGGAAGCGGACCGCCAAGTGCTTTTCCAACTAGGGCTACCGATCAGCGAGTGATGGGCGGAGCGCCCCCTGTGTATCAAATCGCGAATCCTTTGATCGGACACCCACAGTTGATCCAGGGGATCCTCACTCCAGGTCAGCTTGTGTGTATCGGTCCCGCTCCGAGTTTTCCCCCACCTGCGGTTGTGTCTCCAGTCTACCCCATTGGTCCATTTCCAGCCGTTCCCATCAGAAGTGAAAAAGCGAAGTAG
- a CDS encoding transporter, major facilitator family protein (encoded by transcript TGME49_320020~Predicted trans-membrane domain (TMHMM2.0):78-101:142-165:171-191:194-217:229-252:261-284:373-391:405-425:431-454:463-486:490-513:527-550) — MAAAQETAMVVPNGSGLELQNRSSVSPNSAVDTAPLAGSSQGSRPATAVDGVVPNKQGVAKPASPQGKQIPIPCGLNRYVLAFLFCIVVLMKGCTYWGWNGMQDMLYKSGAYSWECSVDSAGAGVIVIGDIEYPDCPGRKNMINNLYTATFSAHFISSAISGVLLDAAGPKICMLSAIAVEAAGWLLIGFSSESFQGYYAGGVFLGVAADPGYLPLLSMANLFPGNQSFIMAVLGSLRSISFAVPVVMSAIYQGDGFGENDFWKIVVFYVAVCLGLATCISLFTVPMHVFKPQSELVQEAASDEKQDDDSPKRRTSYTGPMLPAGADVASELKEMCHDLSEEAPGRPHEAESAGSKTPETAAGSFVATLKSKEFLLIVPCFVIALLRAEFYTKSNKEQLQVSTTSNVYQMFSVLNIMSFLPGPVFGKMADKFGILPVITILNGCGILLYIFVMPNVIACKAISTVIYFIYCSFVLSNLYCYVAINFPSEYFGKLTGLASLIGGVFSLTSIGWYKLSSETLIDLEPYNFLPADGVMVFLGIVNCFIILAMFREAKKKREAANDRSSLLDVSGKEPADEDPRAPSPEVAV, encoded by the coding sequence ATGGCGGCTGCTCAGGAAACCGCAATGGTGGTTCCGAATGGAAGCGGCCTGGAGCTGCAGAACAGGAGCAGCGTTTCTCCGAACTCCGCCGTAGACACGGCGCCGCTTGCTGGCAGTTCTCAAGGGTCACGTCCGGCCACGGCCGTCGACGGAGTTGTGCCTAACAAGCAAGGAGTAGCGAAACCGGCGTCGCCGCAGGGAAAACAGATTCCGATTCCTTGCGGCCTCAATCGGTACGTCCTCGCGTTCCTGTTCTGCATTGTTGTTCTCATGAAGGGTTGCACGTACTGGGGCTGGAACGGCATGCAAGACATGCTCTACAAGTCGGGAGCGTACTCGTGGGAGTGCTCTGTGGACTCTGCGGGTGCCGGAGTGATCGTCATCGGCGACATCGAGTACCCGGACTGTccaggaaggaagaacatgATTAACAACTTGTACACGGCTACCTTCTCCGCACACTTCATCTCCTCAGCCATTTCGGGAGTCTTGCTCGACGCCGCAGGCCCTAAGATCTGCATGCTCAGCGCCATCGCAGTCGAGGCTGCCGGCTGGCTGCTGATTGGCTTCTCGTCGGAGAGCTTCCAGGGGTACTATGCGGGCGGGGTGTTTCTGGGGGTCGCCGCGGACCCGGGGTACCTGCCCCTGCTCTCCATGGCGAATCTGTTTCCAGGCAACCAGTCGTTCATCATGGCCGTGCTCGGTTCGCTGCGTTCGATTTCTTTCGCGGTCCCCGTCGTCATGTCCGCCATCTACCAGGGCGACGGCTTCGGCGAGAACGACTTCTGGAAGATCGTCGTCTTCTACGTGGCAGTCTGCCTGGGCCTCGCGACCTGCATCAGTCTGTTCACGGTTCCCATGCATGTCTTCAAGCCTCAGTCAGAGTTGGTGCAGGAGGCCGCGAGCGACGAGAAACAAGACGACGACAGTCCTAAGCGGCGTACCTCGTACACAGGCCCGATGCTGCCGGCGGGCGCGGACGTCGCCTCCGAGCTGAAGGAAATGTGTCACGACCTCTCTGAGGAGGCACCGGGCCGTCCACACGAAGCGGAGTCTGCTGGCTCGAAGACGCCCGAGACGGCGGCCGGGTCCTTCGTGGCGACGCTGAAGTCCAAGGAGTTCCTGCTCATCGTGCCTTGCTTCGTGATTGCGCTTCTGCGTGCGGAATTCTACACCAAGAGCAACAAAGAGCAGCTGCAGGTGTCGACGACGTCGAACGTCTACCAGATGTTCAGTGTCCTGAATATCATGTCCTTCCTGCCAGGACCGGTCTTTGGGAAGATGGCGGACAAGTTCGGCATCCTGCCGGTGATTACCATTTTGAACGGATGCGGCATCCTTCTGTATATCTTCGTCATGCCCAACGTCATTGCATGCAAAGCGATCTCGACGGTGATCTACTTCATCTACTGCTCTTTCGTCCTCAGCAACCTGTACTGCTACGTGGCCATCAACTTCCCGTCGGAGTATTTTGGCAAGCTCACGGGACTCGCCTCCCTCATTGGCGGGGTCTTCTCCCTTACGAGTATTGGCTGGTACAAACTGTCTTCCGAGACCCTCATCGACCTGGAGCCGTACAACTTCTTGCCGGCAGACGGCGTGATGGTCTTCTTAGGCATCGTCAACTGCTTCATCATCCTCGCCATGTTTCgcgaggcgaaaaagaagcgagaggcggcCAACGACCGCAGTAGCCTGCTAGACGTGTCAGGAAAAGAGCCAGCGGACGAAGACCCGCGTGCACCGAGTCCAGAGGTCGCTGTGTAG
- a CDS encoding hypothetical protein (encoded by transcript TGME49_320005), which yields MALSPIGRSPPYLSVLSQFLRPLTLSQSFRARAAPRRVSLGQPSCHFRVFCQSRTSETRPPPVRSSRSLPSAATRAGCHSSQKTIAIPARPRSSSSSSSTSPSSPGTLSPLWSRRTRPGLSPAGGVEDFSRLCSVHRCSRTFSRSISSLYSASAAHAFAFGGDARSSHVLARAPAAFSRSLSPSLSSFAALPSSPPSFDFLDIIARTSVTSPSVLASAPLRLGQELREKRHAVFSQSRGYKPVIDWVKNRINARMRQYRKRSLKKKNHSKVIQRFKLTRFGWQRLRSGRNGEKENLTHKQLKRTMGYTFVSRDDLWKFRFQLPSHILRLRDAPINRNPNIRKIRRSLPSYFG from the exons ATGGCACTCTCGCCGATCGGAAGGTCCCCCCCGTATCTTTCTGTGCTGAGTCAGTTTCTTCGGCCGCTGACCCTCTCTCAATCTTTTCGCGCGCGCGCTGCTCCCCGCCGTGTTTCGCTTGGACAGCCTTCATGTCATTTTCGTGTCTTCTGTCAATCGAGAACATCTGAGACGCGCCCCCCTCCTGTGAggtcctctcgctctctgccttctgccGCAACGCGTGCAGGGTGTCACAGCTCTCAGAAGACGATAGCGATCCCTGCGAGACCgcgctcgtcttcttcgtcgtcttcaacttctccgtcctctcctgGCACTCTGTCGCCACTGTGGAGCCGACGAACACGGCCTGGACTTTCTCCAGCAGGTGGAGTCGAGgacttttctcgtctctgttctgtcCACCGTTGTTCGAGGACCTTCTCCAGGTCGATTTCGTCCCTCTAttctgcctctgccgctCATGCTTTCGCCTTTGGCGGCGACGCTCGAAGTTCTCACGTCCTTGCCCGCGCCCCCGCTGCTTTCTCCAgatctctctccccgtcactctcttcgtttgctgctcttccttcctctcctccttcttttgATTTTCTCGATATCATTGCACGTACTTCTGTGACTTCGCCCTCTGtcctcgcctctgcgcctctgcgtctcggaCAAGAACTCCGCGAAAAACGACATGCAGTCTTCTCGCAGAGCAGAGGGTATAAACCGGTCATTGACTGGGTCAAAAACAGGATAAACGCCCGCATGCGCCAGTACCGAAAACGGTCTctcaagaagaagaaccacAGCAAAGTCATCCAGCGATTCAAACTCACACG GTTTGGTTGGCAGCGCCTCCGGTCgggcagaaacggagaaaaggagaaccTC ACCCACAAGCAGCTCAAGAGAACAATGGGCTACACCTTTGTCTCGCGCGACGACCTCTGGAAGTTCCGTTTTCAACTGCCGAGCCACATTCTGCG ACTTCGGGACGCTCCAATTAATCGAAATCCGAACATCCGGAAGATCCGTcggtctcttccttcctaTTTCGGCTGA
- a CDS encoding CHORD protein (encoded by transcript TGME49_320040), giving the protein MQKKCTRPGCGKSYKETENEEGSCVYHAAMPIFHDGVKRWPCCDAEAWDWTDFMAIKGCSFGKHTDVKPTSPPPTAAATPAPTQPAVVKDIEEFNKRQKEEEEAKKRQKEAEAAKPQTPLVTPEGNYKCSNKGCNKEYSPNDNSPTACKFHPGQPVFRDCMKSWTCCQAKSYDWDEFMKIEPCQTGPHVPKMFCQS; this is encoded by the exons ATGCAGAAAAAGTGCACCCGTCCAGGATGTGGAAAGAGCtacaaagaaacagagaatgAGGAGGGAAGCTGCGTTTATCATGCG GCAATGCCCATTTTTCACGACGGCGTCAAAAGGTGGCCATGCTGTGATGCAGAGGCCTGGGACTGGACAGACTTCATGGCCATTAAAG GCTGTTCCTTCGGCAAGCATACAgatgtgaaacctaccagCCCCCCCCCGACAGCTGCTGCCACACCTGCGCCGACACAGCCTGCGGTGGTGAAAGACATCGAAGAATTCAACAAGCGgcaaaaggaggaagaa gaggcgaagaaacgccagaaggaagcagaagccgcaAAGCCTCAAACTCCTTTG GTGACTCCGGAGGGGAATTACAAGTGCAGCAACAAGGGCTGCAACAAAGAATATTCGCCGAACGACAATTCACCAACGGCATGCAA ATTTCACCCAGGACAACCAGTTTTCCGGGATTGCATGAAGTCGTGGACGTGCTGTCAAGCGAAAAGTTACGACTGGGATGAGTTCATGAAAATCGAACCCTGTCAGACAG GACCGCACGTCCCGAAAATGTTTTGCCAGTCTTAG
- a CDS encoding hypothetical protein (encoded by transcript TGME49_320010), which produces MRTLVVGDENFSFSVCLAGSPAFPADELDVACGIQEDQVKDEAKPRVQELRDGGSRVHFGVNPAQLRNSFSSGCFDRLILVLPGLAYHGCPPLVGFGSDLFVLRLHLFCFSVLKSSRGVVRPNAEYLLLWPSRLPTASLKEFPEEFPAAGADAPDASGDAEAAEEGKKDAEEKAREEEKGDARETQEAGGEETAARETRAAEEAEEKEGPAAKETLVEGEAEPKTNALEGFPMIDMDRLAKFCSFQRPSNQDFRLSLSRFEAWRPAVHRHESPENGASAALFEGVEEKTAAWLGCLVFHALRLQEDGKKAGGNPEDFNILRVPASVMQHSREVLPHVNELFLFKLFGSKSASLLVSKLSLKYDPRIAGWRGQGLGAQRPPGGSPSGAHPVPGLWRQATAFASRGPGARGPQAPGFRAPARPAGPFYGDVRPLGPGFGGAGDPVDVRATPGYSRPVGGGRPFPGRGADEGYGPPCGSAPRRPGVPSPTFHPGPRASFGGEHQGYGGTVGPGTGGDSAGFPNAQGYGNFSSSGGARLNAGPGVMGHVGQQQSTVGYSQGGVQDPPYSGYGPGSEPSQSVAYERGPAPHAGYQVTPASNQGGMEGGSSGFYQTPTSYSYGYDANEGAPAEDASYSSHAFSGPPSKRWRTGDPAVSSQPAAYGGYRQSSHPSAETENSYSYATPHQQSYAANGAGSAVTQGSSRGAWTGGNVSYGASAAGVETYFGEPSQTGSNYTALNQTGGNVGAGGSRMHDASGYYVQGAAATSGPTYSVNGASCGSSGPPASGARWPPAGASDSNPGGSARGYDKFYQEQSQAFSPSPSAGTYGSSGASTSYYGASNAAGDAASNMGSYASGGQTGPVRPSEGGYGGPAGPTGNAGYSGSNAGGQTTGYSMGYAASNFGGGNAGAGATSSANPVGAGRTGASGGYASYCSSAYGSASGTGGAGPSSGAPASGSGVKGRYAYGRF; this is translated from the exons aTG CGCACTCTCGTGGTTGGAGACGAGAACTTTTCGTTCTCCGTCTGTCTGGCCGGCAGTCCGGCGTTCCCCGCAGACGAGTTAGACGTCGCATGCGGAATTCAAGAAGACCAAGTGAAG GATGAAGCGAAGCCGCGCGTCCAGGAGCTGCGCGACGGAGGCTCGCGAGTGCACTTCGGAGTTAATCCGGCTCAGCTGCGAaactctttttcctctggaTGCTTCGATCGCCTCATCCTCGTTCTCCCAGGCCTCGCCTACCACGG GTGTCCGCCTCTGGTCGGGTTTGGGAGCGACTTGTTTGTGCTGCGGCTCcacctcttctgcttcagtGTGCTGAAGTCCTCGCGGGGCGTCGTGCGGCCAAATGCGGAGTATTTGCTCCTGTGGCCCTCGCGCCTGCCGACGGCGTCTCTGAAAGAGTTCCCCGAAGAATTTCCAGCTGCAGGCGCAGACGCCCCTGACGCgagcggcgacgcagaagctgcagaagaaggaaagaaggacgcagaagagaaggcgcgagaagaagagaagggagacgcgcgagaaacTCAAGAGgcaggaggggaagagacagcggcgcgagaaacgcgtgcagccgaagaagcggaggagaaagaaggcccTGCGGCGAAAGAGACCCTCGTCGAGGGTGAAGCGGAACCAAAAACAAACGCTCTTGAAGGATTCCCCATGATTGACATGGACAGACTCGCAAAGTTCTGCTCCTTCCAAAGACCCAGCAACCAGGAC ttccgtctctccctgAGTCGCTTCGAGGCCTGGAGGCCCGCCGTCCACAGACACGAGTCTCCGGAG AACGGCGCCAGCGCGGCACTCTTCGAAGgcgtcgaagagaaaactgCCGCCTGGCTCGGgtgtctcgtcttccacGCCTTGCGGCTTCAAGAAGATGGAAAGAAG GCAGGCGGGAACCCCGAAGACTTCAACATTCTCCGTGTCCCGGCGAGTGTGATGCAACACTCGCGAGAGGTTCTGCCGCATGTCAATGagctgtttctcttcaaaCTCTTCGGGTCGAAGTCTGCCTCCCTTCTTGTTTCCAAACTGTCGCTGAAATACGACCCGAGAATCGCTG gCTGGCGAGGGCAGGGACTGGGGGCGCAGCGCCCCCCTGGGGGCAGCCCTTCTGGGGCTCACCCGGTGCCGGGCCTCTGGCGTCAGGCCACCGCCTTTGCGAGTCGCGGACCCGGGGCGCGAGGCCCCCAGGCCCCTGGGTTTCGGGCCCCAGCGCGCCCCGCGGGGCCCTTCTACGGGGACGTGCGGCCCCTCGGGCCCGGGTTCGGCGGGGCAGGCGACCCCGTGGACGTACGGGCGACGCCAGGGTACTCGAGGCCCGTGGGGGGGGGTCGCCCCTTCCCGGGACGCGGCGCCGACGAAGGATACGGGCCCCCCTGCGGGTCTGCGCCACGACGCCCCGGGGTCCCGAGCCCGACGTTTCACCCTGGACCTAGGGCCTCGTTCGGTGGCGAGCACCAAGGCTACGGGGGCACCGTGGGTCCGGGgactggaggagacagtgcgGGCTTCCCGAATGCTCAGGGCTATGGAAACTTCAGTTCCTCTGGAGGCGCGAGGCTAAACGCGGGCCCCGGAGTCATGGGCCATGTGGGGCAGCAGCAAAGCACTGTTGGGTACAGCCAAGGAGGAGTGCAAGACCCTCCCTACTCCG GCTATGGGCCCGGATCAGAGCCCAGCCAGTCGGTGGCCTACGAGCGAGGGCCTGCACCCCACGCCGGCTATCAGGTCACGCCTGCGAGCAACCAAGGAGGGATGGAAGGAGGCTCTTCGGGGTTTTATCAGACTCCAACAAGCTATTCGTATGGCTACGATGCCAATGA AGGGGCACCGGCTGAAGATGCGTCTTATTcttcgcatgcgttttctggGCCTCCTTCCAAGCGGTGGCGCACGGGCGACCCTGCTGTCTCATCGCAGCCTGCTGCCTACGGGGGCTACCGTCAGTCTTCGCACCcaagtgcagagacagagaattCGTATTCTTACGCGACCCCACACCAGCAGTCGTACGCGGCGAACGGGGCGGGGTCTGCGGTCACGCAAGGGTCTTCGCGAGGCGCGTGGACCGGCGGAAATGTCTCGTACGGAGCCTCGGCTGCAGGCGTCGAGACTTACTTCGGGGAGCCCAGCCAGACAGGATCGAATTACACTGCGCTGAACCAGACTGGAGGGAACGTCGGCGCGGGAGGAAGCCGCATGCATGACGCGAGTGGCTACTACGTGCAAGGAGCGGCTGCTACCTCAG GACCCACATACAGCGTCAACGGGGCATCTTGCGGGTCGTCTGGCCCCCCCGCCAGCGGCGCCCGGTGGCCCCCCGCGGGCGCGAGCGATTCGAACCCCGGGGGTTCGGCGCGAGGTTACGACAAATTTTACCAAGAACAAAGTCAggcgttttctccgtctccctctgccgGCACCTACGGAAGTTCGGGAGCCTCAACTTCCTATTATGGCGCCTCGAACGCGGCAGGGGACGCAGCGAGCAACATGGGGAGCTACGCCTCGGGGGGGCAAACAGGCCCCGTGAGGCCCTCAGAGGGCGGATACGGGGGGCCTGCAGGCCCGACAGGCAACGCTGGGTACTCAGGAAGCAACGCAGGGGGACAGACGACCGGCTACTCGATGGGCTATGCAGCCTCAAACTTCGGAGGCGGGAACGCTGGCGCGGGGGCTACAAGCAGCGCGAACCCAGTAGGGGCAGGAAGAACTGGCGCCAGTGGAGGCTACGCGAG CTACTGTTCTTCGGCGTACGGCTCTGCGAGCGGCACTGGAGGCGCAGGGCCTTCTTCGGGCGCGCCGGCGTCCGGAAGTGGCGTGAAAGGGCGCTACGCCTACGGGAGATTTTAG
- a CDS encoding hypothetical protein (encoded by transcript TGME49_320015), which yields MSVCQGFVLARGLHAHCRGAVRSVGLARSRCRSSLLRTSAVSRRLDASAESDSVASVAAPEVRNSCSEGCSQAVASQAPFAAQRNRALDRHTCISITSAGACKRVSSAAVHPCSLWSRDLRPSVFTPSGNLRQAYSSCRRTACNAGPVSKISDARQRTERENADQDKPTNTESRDSVLCASSPTSAEMKPIRDQTGGRLSSLLMLGLAGFGLGWIAQTNWEDAQNGFYPETVMRVRCLQLPGNFSETHSEEAAKNAFEEWTAFASRQKGFLSSRLYVQPGARTEDSERFGGTKFLVLDRWGTAADQRAAAEAFATPQDPKQCEAKDANSAAKTTRHSAEQREAQEQSVEEAARAPFCDKDSGQVYVFDSRKTAPLWRVFTHTQSPNATP from the exons ATGTCAGTCTGCCAAGGCTTCGTGCTTGCCCGAGGCCTCCACGCACACTGCCGCGGAGCGGTGCGTAGCGTCGGTCTCGCGCGTTCTCGATGTCGTTCTTCCTTGCTGAGAACGtcggctgtctctcgtcgcctAGATGCCTCTGCGGAGTCAGAttccgtcgcctctgtcgcaGCGCCGGAAGTAAGAAACAGCTGCTCCGAGGGGTGCTCACAAGCCGTCGCCTCTCAAGCCCCGTTCGCCGCGCAGAGGAACCGAGCACTGGACAGACATACATGCATTTCCATCACTTCTGcgggtgcatgcaagcgAGTCTCATCTGCAGCTGTGCACCCCTGCTCGCTGTGGTCGCGCGACCTCCGGCCTTCCGTCTTCACACCTTCTGGAAATTTGCGTCAAGCTTACTCGAGCTGTCGCCGCACTGCGTGCAACGCAGGGCCTGTTTCCAAAATCTCAGATGCTCGccagaggacagagagggaaaacgcgGACCAAGACAAGCCGACAAACACTGAGAGTCGCGACTCTGTTCtttgcgcctcctcgccgacCTCCGCAGAGATGAAACCGATACGCGACCAAACAGGCGGGAGactctcttcacttctcaTGCTCGGACTTGCTGGCTTTGGCCTCGGTTGGATAGCCCAAACGAACTGGGAGGATGCACAAAACGGATTTTACCCCGAAACGGTGATGAGGGTGCGGTGCCTCCAGCTGCCTGGCAATTTCTCAGAGACtcacagcgaagaagctgcgaagAACGCCTTTGAAG AGTGGACGGCATTTGCGTCCCGACAGAAGggctttctgtcttctcggcTGTACGTCCAGCCGGGCGCCAGGACGGAAGACAGTGAGCGATTCGGCGGAACCAAGTTCCTCGTTTTAGACAG GTGGGGAACCGCGGCTGACCAGAGAGCCGCTGCGGAGGCGTTCGCGACTCCGCAAGATCCAAAGCAGTGCGAAGCCAAGGACGCCAACAGCGCAGCGAAGACAACTCGTCACTCTGctgagcagagagaggcacaaGAGCAGAGcgtggaagaagcagcaCGCGCGCCGTTTTGTGACAAAGACTCGGGACAAGTTTATGTTTTCGACTCACGGAAAACTGCACCCCTTTGGCGTGTCTTCACGCATACACAGTCCCCGAACGCGACCCCGTAG